In the genome of Longimicrobium sp., the window CCGGGGGAGAGGGCAGCCGGGGACTGCGCCGCCGCCGCCGAAGCGCACCGAGCCATCAAGATCGCCAGCCGACGCACCGCACTCCGCGTCGCACACCGAGCTAACGCCTCTCCCCCGCGCAGTTTGCGGGGGAGAGGTTGGGAGAGGGGGGCGCCGAGGCCGGCGCATCAGCCAGTCGAACTCCCATCGGCAGTCCTTCTCCGTCTTCCCTGCAATGCCCCGCACCCCTCCACCTCCGCTCGACCACCGCGTCCGCCAGACCCTCGAGACGCTGGGCGTTCGGGGCACCGGCGCGCATGTGATGGTAGCGGTGTCAGGGGGGATGGACTCGGTGGCGCTGCTGCACCTGCTCCGTTTCGCGGCGGACGATCCCACGATGACCCTGTCCGCCGCGCACTTCGACCACGCGATGCGCCCCGGCAGCGAAGCCGACGCGCGCTGGGTCCGGGGCCTGTGCCGCGCCTGGGGCGTTCCGCTGTCCGAGGCGCGCGCGGACCAGCCGCCGCGCACCGAGGAAGCCGCCCGCGACGCGCGCTACGCCTTTCTGCGCGCCGCGCAGGCGGGCGCCGGTGCCACCCACCTCGCCACGGCCCACCACGCCGACGACCAGGCCGAAACCGTGCTCTTTCGCGTGCTGCGCGGCACGGGCATCCACGGGCTGGCCGGCATCCCCCCGGTGGACGCGACGGGGCTGATCCGCCCGCTCCTTCCGTTCTGGCGCGCGGAGCTGCGCCGCTACGCGCGCGCCGCGGGGCTGCGCTGGCGCGACGATCCCACCAACCGGTCGCTGGACCCCGCGCGCAACCGCATCCGCCGTGGGCTGCTCCCGCGGATCGAGCGCACGGTGGCGGCTGGCGCGCGTGCCAGCCTGGTGCGGCTGGCCCAGCTGGCGAGGGAAGACGAGGCCGCGTGGGAGTCCGTGCTCGCGCCCCTGCTGGCCGAGGCGGTGCACGAAGAAGACGGGGCGGTGCTGCTTGTTCGCGAGCGCTTCGCGGCTTATGATTGGCCCGTCGCCGTCCGACTGCTCCGTGCCGCGCTGCGCCGGCTGGCCACCGTCCCCGACCGGGCGGGAACCCGCACGGCGCTTGAGTTTATCAGCCAGGCACCCAGCGGACGGACCCTTCGGCTCGCGGGTGGCGTACTGATCACCACGGAGTTCGGCGTCGCGCGCCTTTCCCGCGCGGCCGAGAGCCCGGGCGATCCGCCGCCCGACCTGCCCCTGGCCATCGCCGGGGCCGCGGGCGAGGGCCGGTTCCGCGTCGGCGGCCGGGAGCGCGTGGCGCGCTGGGCCGAGGGCGAGGTGCGGCCTGGGGCGGAAGCGGATTCCGCCACCGTGTGCATGGCCGCGGACCGCGTGGCCTGGCCGCTGGCCTTACGCGGGTGGAAGCCGGGCGACCGGATGCGCACGCTGGCGGGAACGCGCCCGCTCAAGAAGCTGTTCGGCGAGGCGCGCATGCCCGTGGGCGCGCGCCGCGCCGCGCCCGTGCTGGCCGACGCCGCCGGGTCCGTGCTGTGGGTGCCCGGCGTGGGCGCCGCCCCCGGCCAGGCGCCCCGGCCCGGGGAACGGGCCATCACTCTTCTGGTCTCCGATGTCTGACACCGAGCTCAACCTGGCCCGCACCGGCGGGC includes:
- the tilS gene encoding tRNA lysidine(34) synthetase TilS codes for the protein MVAVSGGMDSVALLHLLRFAADDPTMTLSAAHFDHAMRPGSEADARWVRGLCRAWGVPLSEARADQPPRTEEAARDARYAFLRAAQAGAGATHLATAHHADDQAETVLFRVLRGTGIHGLAGIPPVDATGLIRPLLPFWRAELRRYARAAGLRWRDDPTNRSLDPARNRIRRGLLPRIERTVAAGARASLVRLAQLAREDEAAWESVLAPLLAEAVHEEDGAVLLVRERFAAYDWPVAVRLLRAALRRLATVPDRAGTRTALEFISQAPSGRTLRLAGGVLITTEFGVARLSRAAESPGDPPPDLPLAIAGAAGEGRFRVGGRERVARWAEGEVRPGAEADSATVCMAADRVAWPLALRGWKPGDRMRTLAGTRPLKKLFGEARMPVGARRAAPVLADAAGSVLWVPGVGAAPGQAPRPGERAITLLVSDV